A window of Coregonus clupeaformis isolate EN_2021a chromosome 28, ASM2061545v1, whole genome shotgun sequence contains these coding sequences:
- the LOC121557992 gene encoding leucine-rich repeat-containing protein 3, translated as MGPPQPRWQALLPSSSCVSTSPVRTLCLVVALMVVTAMPCPKSCHCSEKNGVVVQCVSRSLDQIPPDLPEDTVALLLSSNRISHIPNQAFKDLRRLKELDLSHNHIESIDAGAFLGVSEGLRSLDLSNNQLRSVPKEAFAKLSARIRLSNNPWHCECSLQEVLRELRLDPETVNEVSCHTSIQDEYAGRPIIQILDSGINFCNFHHKTTDVAMFVTMFCWFAMVIAYVIYYVRHNQEDARRHMEYLKSLPSSCQISKDFDTASTVL; from the coding sequence ATGGGGCCTCCTCAGCCACGTTGGCAAGCCCTGCTCccttcttcttcctgtgtctCCACTTCCCCCGTGAGGACATTGTGTCTCGTGGTGGCCCTCATGGTCGTCACGGCAATGCCGTGCCCCAAGAGCTGCCACTGCTCGGAGAAGAACGGCGTGGTGGTGCAGTGTGTCTCCCGGAGCCTTGACCAGATCCCCCCAGACCTACCGGAAGACACCGTTGCCCTACTGCTCTCCTCCAACCGGATCAGCCACATCCCCAACCAGGCCTTCAAGGACCTCCGCCGCCTCAAGGAGCTGGACCTGTCGCATAACCACATCGAGAGTATCGACGCAGGGGCCTTCCTGGGGGTCTCCGAGGGACTCCGCTCCCTGGACCTCTCCAACAACCAGCTCCGCAGCGTCCCCAAGGAGGCCTTCGCCAAGCTGAGTGCTCGTATACGACTCTCCAACAACCCCTGGCACTGCGAGTGTTCCCTCCAGGAGGTACTGAGGGAGCTAAGGCTGGACCCTGAGACGGTCAACGAGGTGAGCTGCCACACCTCCATCCAGGACGAGTACGCTGGCCGGCCCATCATCCAGATCCTCGACTCTGGCATCAACTTCTGTAACTTCCACCACAAGACCACCGACGTGGCCATGTTCGTGACCATGTTCTGCTGGTTCGCCATGGTGATTGCCTACGTCATCTACTACGTCAGGCACAACCAGGAGGACGCGAGGAGACACATGGAGTACCTCAAGTCTCTACCCAGCTCCTGCCAGATCAGCAAGGACTTTGACACAGCCAGCACTGTGCTCTAG